One window from the genome of Candidatus Synechococcus calcipolaris G9 encodes:
- a CDS encoding PIN domain-containing protein, which yields MSDKVLLDTNLWVYLYSKNPADKYEKVNALLSSQIESLIMSTQILGELYNVLLKKKFRTQAQAQEVISQLVAGFDITEIPATQVIEAIKINVCYGYSYWDSLLVSTALLNNCSILYSEDMQHDQLIEGKLRIINPLI from the coding sequence ATGAGCGATAAAGTCCTTCTCGATACAAATCTTTGGGTTTATCTTTATAGCAAAAACCCAGCAGACAAGTATGAAAAAGTTAACGCACTGCTTTCATCTCAAATTGAATCTCTAATCATGAGTACTCAAATTTTGGGTGAACTTTATAATGTCCTGCTAAAAAAGAAATTTCGGACTCAAGCACAGGCACAAGAAGTTATCTCTCAACTCGTCGCTGGATTTGATATCACTGAAATTCCTGCAACACAGGTAATTGAAGCCATAAAAATTAATGTTTGTTATGGTTATTCCTATTGGGATAGCTTGCTAGTCAGCACAGCTTTACTGAACAATTGCAGCATTCTTTACTCCGAAGATATGCAGCATGATCAACTGATTGAAGGCAAACTCCGAATTATCAACCCGCTGATTTGA
- a CDS encoding nucleotidyltransferase family protein — protein MISQLKPPINQRIPASPAQIAKFCQRWHIIEFALFGSVLRDDFRPDSDIDVLITFAPNPGWSLFDWVDMKDELETLFKRKVDIADKEGLKNPYRRHEILRTHQVIYASKQP, from the coding sequence ATGATTTCTCAACTAAAACCCCCTATTAATCAACGCATCCCGGCATCGCCCGCTCAGATTGCTAAGTTTTGCCAACGCTGGCACATTATCGAGTTTGCTCTGTTCGGTTCCGTTCTGCGGGATGACTTTCGCCCCGATAGCGATATTGATGTTCTCATTACCTTTGCCCCCAACCCAGGCTGGAGCTTGTTTGATTGGGTCGATATGAAAGATGAACTTGAAACCTTATTCAAGCGCAAGGTGGATATTGCCGATAAAGAAGGGCTGAAAAATCCCTATCGACGGCACGAAATTTTACGAACTCATCAGGTGATCTATGCAAGCAAACAACCGTGA
- a CDS encoding DUF86 domain-containing protein: protein MVSAIRRIQEFTTSLTDEAYLDSALIQSAVERQFEILGEAARRLSDEFRQTHPEIDWRRIIGLRNILIHRYDEIRQQTIWTTVISELEPLLAQLETLLSSLPNEQ, encoded by the coding sequence ATGGTCAGCGCCATTCGCCGGATTCAGGAATTTACAACGAGCCTGACCGATGAGGCTTATCTAGACAGCGCACTCATCCAGAGTGCCGTAGAAAGACAGTTTGAAATCTTAGGGGAAGCCGCTCGTAGACTGTCGGATGAATTTCGACAAACCCATCCAGAGATTGACTGGCGTAGAATTATTGGGTTACGCAATATCCTGATTCACCGTTACGACGAAATTCGCCAACAAACGATTTGGACAACGGTTATCTCAGAGTTAGAACCGCTACTTGCCCAACTGGAAACCTTGTTATCCTCATTGCCTAATGAACAATGA